From the Solanum pennellii chromosome 4, SPENNV200 genome, one window contains:
- the LOC107016417 gene encoding cytochrome P450 87A3-like: MGKTYADLTTTVKRWRNPKCNGILPPGSMGLPFIGETLQLILPSHSLDLPPFLKNRIKKYGQMFKTNIAGRPVIISADPEFNSFILKQDGKLVETWSLDTFAEMTVDFAAKQIFSGDLENAPFNISDMFRDLVEGLMSFPINLPGTSHHKCLKIHKKVRETMRDVLKKRIESSTKKREGEEDLVDHLLKDMDSQKFLTQDYIVQMMFGLLFVTSDSISTTLALSFKLLVEHHHVLEELIVEHDLILKNKENLDAPLTWNDYKSMTFTLQVINEVLRLGNIAPGLFRRALKDIPINGYTIPAGWVIMIATAALHLNSDQFEDPLSFNPWRWKEIQLSGGAKNFMPFGYGMKQCAGAEYSRVFLATFLHVLVTKYRWTMVKGGKIIRAPIIRFPDGFHFNISQKNQ, encoded by the exons ATGGGTAAGACGTATGCAGACCTCACAACTACCGTTAAACG ATGGAGAAATCCAAAATGCAATGGAATTCTTCCACCAGGTTCAATGGGATTACCTTTCATTGGGGAAACACTTCAATTGATACTTCCAAGTCACTCTTTGGATCTTCCTCCATTCttgaaaaatagaattaaaaa ATATGGACAAATGTTTAAAACAAATATAGCAGGAAGGCCAGTGATTATAAGTGCTGATCCAgaatttaatagttttattcTTAAACAAGATGGTAAATTAGTGGAAACATGGTCATTAGACACTTTTGCTGAA ATGACAGTAGATTTTGCTGCAAAACAAATTTTCAGTGgtgatcttgaaaatgcaccatttaaTATAAGTGACATGTTTAGAGACTTAGTAGAAGGTTTAATGTCATTCCCAATTAATCTTCCTGGAACTTCTCATCATAAATGTTTAAag ATTCACAAAAAAGTACGTGAAACAATGAGAGACGTACTGAAAAAAAGAATCGAGTCATCTACGAAAAAACGCGAAGGAGAGGAAGACCTAGTTGATCATCTTCTAAAAGACATGGATTCTCAGAAATTTTTAACACAAGATTACATAGTTCAAATGATGTTTGGTTTGTTATTTGTTACTTCTGATTCTATTTCAACTACATTAGCTTTGTCTTTCAAGTTGCTTGTTGAACATCATCATGTCCTAGAGGAATTAATA gttGAGCATGActtaattttgaagaataaaGAGAATTTGGATGCTCCTCTCACTTGGAATGACTATAAATCCATGACGTTTACGCTTCAG GTTATTAATGAAGTTCTAAGATTGGGAAATATTGCACCTGGATTATTTCGTCGAGCATTAAAGGATATTCCAATTAACG gaTATACAATTCCAGCAGGATGGGTAATTATGATTGCAACTGCTGCTCTTCATTTAAATTCAGATCAATTTGAGGATCCCCTTTCATTTAATCCATGGAGATggaag gaaattCAGTTGAGTGGCGGAGCTAAAAATTTCATGCCGTTTGGATATGGAATGAAGCAATGTGCTGGTGCAGAATATAGCAGGGTCTTTTTAGCCACTTTCCTACATGTTTTAGTCACTAAATATAG
- the LOC107015795 gene encoding inositol phosphorylceramide glucuronosyltransferase 1-like isoform X1 has translation MRISFLRFGVLFLLCNCLIGAYCSKSDEAYVTLLYGDEFLLGVRVLGKSIRDTGSTKDMVVLVSDGVSQYAKQLLQADGWIVEKISLLANPNQVRPKRFWGVYTKLKIFNMTTYKKVVYLDADTIVVKSIEDLFKCGKFCANLKHSERLNSGVMVVEPSEKVFNDMMSKVTTLPSYTGGDQGFLNSYYVGFANAQVYEPNLPSDVLNSRKVPEMERLSTLYNADVGLYMLANKWMVDEKELRVIHYTLGPLKPWDWWTSWLLKPVDVWQNVRVQLQESLPGTRGGKNSRDELLVKFLYLLPLLLIAFCYYRSFLQTQSLWHHIRQMYYKVRGGVLAYASVPPSAISSNQQFPNGMQLKMPTYLGAVSVCVCFAAALVSLGLPLLIIPRQVMPWTGLLLMYEWTFTLFFLLFGSYLHLVYQWGRVAANQPGQFPAHPVSLDYEPGKGHQRQQSCCDNAAWYYGLGMAFLAIAAPALPGVFGVTSLFLRLGLMVLGGLILTSFMTYASEHLSIRSFARGFEERNTPRSRSVCFLC, from the exons ATGAGAATCAGTTTTTTACGATTTGGGGTTTTGTTCTTGTTGTGTAATTGTTTGATTGGAGCTTATTGTTCCAAATCTGATGAAGCATATGTGACCCTTTTGTATGGCGATGAGTTCTTGCTTGGGGTTCGAGTACTTGGCAAGTCGATTAGGGATACTGGATCCACCAAAGATATGGTAGTTTTGGTCTCTGATGGGGTTTCTCAATATGCCAAACAACTACTCCAG GCAGATGGTTGGATTGTGGAGAAAATTAGCTTACTGGCAAACCCAAATCAAGTGAGACCGAAGAGGTTTTGGGGCGTCTACACAaagctaaaaatatttaacatgaCCACTTACAAGAAAG TGGTGTATCTTGACGCTGATACTATTGTTGTTAAAAGCATTGAAGATCTGTTTAAATGTGGGAAGTTCTGtgcaaatttaaaacattctgaGAGACTGAATTCTGGAGTCATGGTGGTTGAGCCAtcagaaaaagtttttaatgatatGATGAGCAAGGTGACCACTTTGCCTTCTTACACTGGAG GTGATCAAGGTTTTCTCAACTCCTACTATGTTGGGTTCGCTAATGCTCAGGTTTATGAGCCAAATTTGCCGTCAGATGTCTTAAATTCCAGAAAGGTTCCAGAAATGGAGAGACTTTCTACTCTTTACAATGCAGATGTTGGCCTCTACATGCTTGCTAACAAG TGGATGGTGGATGAAAAAGAACTTCGAGTTATTCATTACACACTTGGCCCGCTTAAACCGTGGGATTGGTGGACGTCTTGGCTGTTAAAACCTGTTGATGTCTGGCAG AATGTCAGGGTACAACTTCAAGAATCTCTACCTGGAACTAGAGGCGGCAAAAATTCCAGAGATGAACTTCTTGTCAAATTTCTTTATTTGCTTCCATTGCTTCTGATAGCATTTTGTTACTATCGGTCGTTCTTACAG ACACAATCACTATGGCACCATATCAGACAAATGTACTACAAGGTCAGAGGAGGTGTCCTAGCTTATGCCTCTGTTCCTCCATCTGCCATCAGCTCCAACCAGCAG TTCCCAAATGGTATGCAGTTGAAGATGCCTACTTATCTGGGTGCGGTATCTGTCTGTGTCTGTTTTGCTGCTGCTCTTGTGTCCCTTGGTCTTCCACTTTTAATCATTCCGCGCCAAGTAATGCCATGGACTGGTCTCCTCCTTATGTACGAATGGACATTTACACTTTTCTTCCTCTTGTTCGGAAGTTATTTGCACTTAGTTTATCAGTGGGGAAGGGTTGCGGCAAATCAACCTGGTCAATTTCCGGCTCATCCTGTATCTTTGGATTATGAACCTGGAAAAG GTCATCAGCGGCAACAATCATGTTGTGACAATGCAGCATGGTACTATGGGTTAGGGATGGCATTTCTTGCCATTGCAGCCCCAGCATTGCCTGGTGTTTTTGGAGTCACTTCTTTGTTTTTGAG
- the LOC107015795 gene encoding inositol phosphorylceramide glucuronosyltransferase 1-like isoform X2: MRISFLRFGVLFLLCNCLIGAYCSKSDEAYVTLLYGDEFLLGVRVLGKSIRDTGSTKDMVVLVSDGVSQYAKQLLQADGWIVEKISLLANPNQVRPKRFWGVYTKLKIFNMTTYKKVVYLDADTIVVKSIEDLFKCGKFCANLKHSERLNSGVMVVEPSEKVFNDMMSKVTTLPSYTGGDQGFLNSYYVGFANAQVYEPNLPSDVLNSRKVPEMERLSTLYNADVGLYMLANKWMVDEKELRVIHYTLGPLKPWDWWTSWLLKPVDVWQNVRVQLQESLPGTRGGKNSRDELLVKFLYLLPLLLIAFCYYRSFLQTQSLWHHIRQMYYKVRGGVLAYASVPPSAISSNQQLKMPTYLGAVSVCVCFAAALVSLGLPLLIIPRQVMPWTGLLLMYEWTFTLFFLLFGSYLHLVYQWGRVAANQPGQFPAHPVSLDYEPGKGHQRQQSCCDNAAWYYGLGMAFLAIAAPALPGVFGVTSLFLRLGLMVLGGLILTSFMTYASEHLSIRSFARGFEERNTPRSRSVCFLC, encoded by the exons ATGAGAATCAGTTTTTTACGATTTGGGGTTTTGTTCTTGTTGTGTAATTGTTTGATTGGAGCTTATTGTTCCAAATCTGATGAAGCATATGTGACCCTTTTGTATGGCGATGAGTTCTTGCTTGGGGTTCGAGTACTTGGCAAGTCGATTAGGGATACTGGATCCACCAAAGATATGGTAGTTTTGGTCTCTGATGGGGTTTCTCAATATGCCAAACAACTACTCCAG GCAGATGGTTGGATTGTGGAGAAAATTAGCTTACTGGCAAACCCAAATCAAGTGAGACCGAAGAGGTTTTGGGGCGTCTACACAaagctaaaaatatttaacatgaCCACTTACAAGAAAG TGGTGTATCTTGACGCTGATACTATTGTTGTTAAAAGCATTGAAGATCTGTTTAAATGTGGGAAGTTCTGtgcaaatttaaaacattctgaGAGACTGAATTCTGGAGTCATGGTGGTTGAGCCAtcagaaaaagtttttaatgatatGATGAGCAAGGTGACCACTTTGCCTTCTTACACTGGAG GTGATCAAGGTTTTCTCAACTCCTACTATGTTGGGTTCGCTAATGCTCAGGTTTATGAGCCAAATTTGCCGTCAGATGTCTTAAATTCCAGAAAGGTTCCAGAAATGGAGAGACTTTCTACTCTTTACAATGCAGATGTTGGCCTCTACATGCTTGCTAACAAG TGGATGGTGGATGAAAAAGAACTTCGAGTTATTCATTACACACTTGGCCCGCTTAAACCGTGGGATTGGTGGACGTCTTGGCTGTTAAAACCTGTTGATGTCTGGCAG AATGTCAGGGTACAACTTCAAGAATCTCTACCTGGAACTAGAGGCGGCAAAAATTCCAGAGATGAACTTCTTGTCAAATTTCTTTATTTGCTTCCATTGCTTCTGATAGCATTTTGTTACTATCGGTCGTTCTTACAG ACACAATCACTATGGCACCATATCAGACAAATGTACTACAAGGTCAGAGGAGGTGTCCTAGCTTATGCCTCTGTTCCTCCATCTGCCATCAGCTCCAACCAGCAG TTGAAGATGCCTACTTATCTGGGTGCGGTATCTGTCTGTGTCTGTTTTGCTGCTGCTCTTGTGTCCCTTGGTCTTCCACTTTTAATCATTCCGCGCCAAGTAATGCCATGGACTGGTCTCCTCCTTATGTACGAATGGACATTTACACTTTTCTTCCTCTTGTTCGGAAGTTATTTGCACTTAGTTTATCAGTGGGGAAGGGTTGCGGCAAATCAACCTGGTCAATTTCCGGCTCATCCTGTATCTTTGGATTATGAACCTGGAAAAG GTCATCAGCGGCAACAATCATGTTGTGACAATGCAGCATGGTACTATGGGTTAGGGATGGCATTTCTTGCCATTGCAGCCCCAGCATTGCCTGGTGTTTTTGGAGTCACTTCTTTGTTTTTGAG